From Pseudodesulfovibrio nedwellii:
AAAATAAAAAAAGCCCCTCTTCGACGAAGAGGGGCCTTTTTTTCGTTTGAGTATTAGAGATCGGTGCGGTGATCCGGGGCTGCGGGATTGATTTCGTCGGGCAGCGGTGCATCGCAGTCCTTACAGGGCAGGACGAGGTTCAGAATAACGCCGACAATACCGGCCAGACCGATGCCGCCGAGTTTGACGATGACGAGGTCAAAACTCATTCCGCCGATACCGAACACGAGAATCATGGCCACGATGGCGAGATTACGTGGAAGCATCAGGTCGGTTCTGGCACGAACAAGCGTGTTGATGCCGATGACGGTGATGGCACCGAAGAGCAGGATCATGATGCCGCCCATAACAGGGACGGGGATGGTGCCAAGGAATGCGCCGAGCTTGCCGACAAAGGCCAGCAGGATAGCGGTAATGGCGGCCCAAGTCATGATGGCCGGGTTGAAGGCATGGGTCAGTGCAACTGCGCCGGAAACTTCGGAGTAAGTGGTGTTCGGAGGTCCGCCCAGACATGCAGCCAGGGAAGTGGCAACACCATCGCCGAGCAAGGTGTTTTGGATGCCGGGATCCTTGACGTAATCTTTGCCGGAGATGCCACCTATAGCGAGAACATCACCAAAGTGTTCGATGGCCGGTGCAATGGCGACCGGGATGATGAACAGGATGGCTTCGAGATTCCAGGTGGGAAATGTGAAGTTCGGGATTGCCAGAACCGGAGCGTCTGCTATTTTTTGGAAACTGACCAGTGCGGGTGCGGTCCAGTTCTGGAGAGTGCCAGGATCGAAAGCGGCCTGTTGAGCTGCTGAGAAGCCGGTTGCGTCCAGAATCAGGGATGTGACGTACCCGACTGTGATACCGAGCAGGATCGGGATGAGCTTGATCCAACCTTTACCAAGCAGGGAAGCCAGGATTGTAGTCAGAAGGGCTGCACCGGCAATGATTATTGCGGTGATATTAGGTACCAGCCAGGCTCCACCATCACCTGAACGTCCCATAGCCATGTGTACGGCAACCGGGGCAAGGATCAGGCCGATAACCATGATGACCGGGCCAGTGACGATCGGGGGCAGAACACGGCGAAGCATTTCGGAACCGTAAATACGGATCAGGAAGCTGAGTATGACGTAGAGCAGGCCCGCGCCGATTAATCCACACATGGTGGCGGGGATGCCCCAAGTCTGCACGCCATAGATGATGGGGGCGATGAAGGCAAAGGATGATGCCAGAAAAACAGGCACCTTGCCTTTGGTGATGACTTGGAAAACCAGGGTGCCTGCGCCAGCGGTAAATAAGGCTACGTTGGCGTCAAGACCGGTCAACAGTGGTACCAGTACCAGTGCGCCGAACGCGACAAAAAGCATTTGCGCGCCGAGCAACGCGTCTTTGGGTCTGAAATTATACTCGGTGGAATGAATGTTACTCATAATGTGCCAACTCCTCCTCTCGGGCGTTATCGTGAGAGTCCTTTACAGTACAGACTTCACGGAGCGCCATTAATGGTTGCCCCCCTAAAAACTCCAAAAAAAGACACGCTGTGAAGCGTGTCTTCATACCTACTTGGTACCGAATATCTTGTCTCCCGCGTCTCCAAGACCGGGGATAATGTATCCGATGTCGTTGAGTCGCTCATCAAGAGCGGCTGTGTAAATATCCACTTCGGGATGGTCCTTGAGAATGCGATCAACGCCTTCAGGCGCGGCACACAGGAACAGGCCTCGGATAGATTTACAGCCAGCGTCTTTGAGCAGACGGATGGTTGCCTCCAGAGTACCGCCAGTGGCCAACATGGGATCAAGGATGAGCGCGGTGCGTTCTTCGATCTTGTTGGCGAGCTTGACGTAGTACTGGACAGGCTCAAGGGTCTCTTCGTCGCGATAAAAACCGACAACGGATGCTTTAGCGCCGGGAATCATATCAAACACGCCGTCCATCATACCTAAACCTGCGCGCAGGATAGGCACGACAGTGACCATTTTGCCCTTGATGCAGTCGACTTCGACGTCACCGGCCCATCCCTTGATGGTTTTCTTTTCGGTTGCGAAGTCTTTTGTGGCTTCGTACGTCAGAAGACGGGTGATCTCGTTTGACAGCGTGCGAAAATGGCTGGTGGAAATGTCATAAGAACGAAGCAGGCCGACTTTGTGTCGGATAAGCGGGTGATCTACCAGATGTAAGGCCACAGGCTCTCCTTGTGTGCTGGTGTTTTATAAAATATAGTAATGAAAGTTGCGATTGCGCAAAATTTCCCCTTTCTAAGCTGATGAACGGCGTGGGTCAAGACCCAATTTGGGCTACGTTTAATGTATAAAATCAATTTGAATTTTACTTTCCAATGATTCCCGGTATATCGTCCATTTCATGGTTGAAGAGAAAAAAATGAACATATGGAAGAGGAACGTGGACTTCTCGGACAGAGGAGTGCGTCTGGATAAATTCTGGGGGCGCGAGCTGGCTGACGAAGGAGTCTCACGCGGACGGGTCAAATCCTGGATTGAATCCGGCATGGCTATCGTCGATGGGCAGAGTGTAACCAAAGGTAA
This genomic window contains:
- the upp gene encoding uracil phosphoribosyltransferase; the protein is MALHLVDHPLIRHKVGLLRSYDISTSHFRTLSNEITRLLTYEATKDFATEKKTIKGWAGDVEVDCIKGKMVTVVPILRAGLGMMDGVFDMIPGAKASVVGFYRDEETLEPVQYYVKLANKIEERTALILDPMLATGGTLEATIRLLKDAGCKSIRGLFLCAAPEGVDRILKDHPEVDIYTAALDERLNDIGYIIPGLGDAGDKIFGTK
- a CDS encoding uracil-xanthine permease family protein is translated as MSNIHSTEYNFRPKDALLGAQMLFVAFGALVLVPLLTGLDANVALFTAGAGTLVFQVITKGKVPVFLASSFAFIAPIIYGVQTWGIPATMCGLIGAGLLYVILSFLIRIYGSEMLRRVLPPIVTGPVIMVIGLILAPVAVHMAMGRSGDGGAWLVPNITAIIIAGAALLTTILASLLGKGWIKLIPILLGITVGYVTSLILDATGFSAAQQAAFDPGTLQNWTAPALVSFQKIADAPVLAIPNFTFPTWNLEAILFIIPVAIAPAIEHFGDVLAIGGISGKDYVKDPGIQNTLLGDGVATSLAACLGGPPNTTYSEVSGAVALTHAFNPAIMTWAAITAILLAFVGKLGAFLGTIPVPVMGGIMILLFGAITVIGINTLVRARTDLMLPRNLAIVAMILVFGIGGMSFDLVIVKLGGIGLAGIVGVILNLVLPCKDCDAPLPDEINPAAPDHRTDL